Proteins from one Rosa chinensis cultivar Old Blush chromosome 7, RchiOBHm-V2, whole genome shotgun sequence genomic window:
- the LOC112175740 gene encoding uncharacterized protein LOC112175740 isoform X2, which translates to MEYDDNDFQSQNLQLAGEGSTNCPPVLQPYGLPKFDFDDSLQGHLRFDSLVETEVFLGIESSEANNWIEDFSRGSSGIEFSSSAVESCSISRRNNVWSEATSSESVEMLLKSVGQEEIIPAQTILEESDACKEVGCIKQMDTNLKNDDNILTETGDVRDLHSTLLLDETAGNLSGLDNVGDQPRLEDASQTQEVELPVDGNSSVLDPNSVSDRDRLPVTTGSLTDDKGKDVNNMEFDNLVDYPPDKKMHENSSASEMQVDNMMTSVRSIITSSDELNNQDVPHHIVDITEENPGSHDVASIDIQCRNDLDKPHCLASEVESGKKEIANEDTVIDVQEASKIMLQGDSILHTMGGCSDKECPGVLTETNKCEDLVLSKDPDVGGDQSTMTYTNDAGYGIEVRNNLGEISSSLDPILKGESDLQTVDRCTDRECPEVLDDTNKCEDVVISFKDTDTGGVPAKSDKNDSGYGTEDQNSNTGVLSGLDPTLKGDSNLCTMDVCTVKESPEVPSVSLKATDTGGDQSKLHTPDLSPNGNDTGHAVELGNSVSACASPTLRTDNDLHTVDASSDRKCLDVHVETTKCEDIVLSKGTDTTGDQSNISPHVLSPVAYKSDTVYADEVGNSNSGFSSSLDSRLKVNSGKSTEEDALKSGGQPIDSEILVRKSEASMAVIEETEVFKGRGDENPEVHSNLTPTCSSAEMPSEVHVTGASKSLHDAFGVSAEELNEESHVSPSNLKESTERCSENEVCKEGISGKCDQDLSYSEKDTTNLPVESNSMDLEFVGSAGKGDESSSLCEDSAEKELIVPTLKHDVDGNASVADVPLESCDLASCGTRDVVPLSSENGATTHIHNVSVVPAAPSPAMGSHSDNKGETAIEISKDTSVSGTVSSPMVESGPGPVCEAEKGASCDTAGQLLCNTLDQSLPISVSCNTENQSEPGTAVAIEISKRSTTDMEVKRGDDAEAQDGATTENKSTTEDKSEKASANVTGDAFGNFEGPMLSTCSPESCSKSADPYQPGCDSPKVFGTTEIPETKHEKGNIKESTNQNAADTNVVGDGGKHSSNSSNPTGNDVPKDQGYGTSDITSFADLPIGVAANSSQPFPAISAPKIVDGSQTNSASGQMDAKISQEISRGGDGEIAGGGSKGTTERKRRRASSKGTGKESAKKGTVKATTPMRQADRGDKSSSVPLGKSGIFQFAHPSDIQYFGLVDGSSKTYSVLTSATSGLPDLNSSAPASLVFQQPFTDLQQVQLRAQIFVYGALIQGTAPDEAYMVSAYGGPDGGRSIWENAWRKCIERLHSQKSTPINPETLLQSSSGGRVPDQAGKQSAFQGKVISSPAGRASTKGIPPTASPMIPISSPLWSIPTPACEAPQYSVLPRGSVMDYQQAHTPLHPFQTSPIRNIVGQNSSWMSQSPFRGPWVPSPQSSAAETSIRFSAFPSTESVLLTPVKETTSSQVSSIKHASSVVTGQTGATTSVFAGVSPLLDSKKVGVASPGEPSSQPKSRKRKKISDSKELGPISLQPQSEPESAITLAVTSSVSTSVVVTAPSTFVSKAMPEKLAMSVSSDHLKKADLGLEQRATLSKETLSKAKEARQQAEEASAHAAAAVGHSQEIWSQLDKQKHSGLTSDAEAKLASAAVAVAAAAAVAKAAAAAANVAANAALQAVLMAEEAYGNQSESMVDLSTDGVNALGLAAPGSVFSAEDGTNSSSSILFAAREAARRRVEAASAASKRAENMDAIVKAAELAAEAVSQAGTVVAMGDPVPLSDLVKAGPEGYWKAPQVSSETVKKSNDGMREQSNFSTVGEDSDKEETLITATKKSPTVGERVTEIIKSALPTAGNDLGKTAEASKDSCIVEGSQVEVFKEGGGFAVGWFTATVLSLQDGKACVCYTELQSDEGSGKLQEWVALDSKDDKPPKIRVARLLTPSLEGTRKRRREAMADYAWSVGDKVDAWIQNSWWEGVVTEKNKKDETILKVHFPAQGETSHVKAWHLRPSLIWKDGEWVEWSSVRNDGSSMEDGLPQEKRIKLGSSTVEGKGKDKTLKSNVLDAGKPEEPSLLNLSANEKVFNIGKNTRIENKLDGARTNRTGLQKEGSVKFGIPKPKRKFMEVSKHYVANQTSKVNESNDSVKFAKYLMPQSSGFRALKNTSKFDTKDKEGADNKLRGFRSEKQRSMSDKTVPQKDNFSIDLVSAADGSSKMDHTRKVKDSVRQAEGLSGKRNIFETGSGYSSDGRAQGAAMFSSRTPSSDLPPSKKVATTTAKSERGNKGNFAPVVGKLGKIEEGKGTSSNPVRSTAEVVEPRRSNRRIQPTSRLLEGLQSSLSISKIPSVSHEKPRSQNRNGSRGSNHD; encoded by the exons ATGGAGTATGATGACAATGATTTTCAAAGCCAGAATCTTCAATTAGCTGGTGAAGGGAGCACCAATTGTCCTCCAGTTTTACAGCCATATGGTCTTcccaaatttgattttgatgacAGCCTTCAGGGGCATTTGAGGTTTGATAGTTTGGTTGAAACTGAGGTTTTTCTTGGCATTGAGAGTAGCGAAGCTAACAACTGGATTGAGGATTTCTCTCGTGGGAGTAGTGGGATAGAGTTTAGTTCAAGTGCAGTAGAATCGTGCTCTATATCAAGGCGGAACAATGTTTGGTCTGAGGCCACGTCCTCAGAATCTGTGGAAATGCTATTAAAATCTGTTGGGCAGGAAGAAATAATTCCCGCTCAGACTATCTTGGAGGAATCAGATGCCTGTAAGGAAGTGGGTTGCATAAAACAGATGGATACTAATTTGAAGAATGATGATAACATTCTCACTGAAACAGGGGATGTTAGAGATCTACATTCTACTTTACTGCTAGATGAAACTGCCGGAAACCTTTCTGGCTTAGATAATGTTGGAGATCAGCCTCGGCTTGAGGATGCTTCACAAACTCAGGAAGTTGAATTACCAGTTGATGGAAATTCAAGTGTTTTGGATCCAAATTCTGTCAGTGATCGGGATAGGCTGCCTGTAACTACAGGGAGCCTGACTGATGATAAAGGCAAGGATGTGAATAATATGGAATTTGATAATTTAGTTGATTATCCTCCAGATAAAAAAATGCATGAAAATTCATCTGCTTCAGAGATGCAAGTTGATAATATGATGACTTCTGTGCGAAGTATTATTACAAGCAGTGATGAGTTGAATAATCAAGATGTTCCACATCATATAGTGGATATTACTGAAGAGAATCCAGGCAGTCATGATGTGGCAAGCATAGATATTCAATGTAGGAATGATTTGGACAAACCTCATTGTTTAGCTTCAGAGGTGGAGtctggaaaaaaagaaattgcaaatgaagatacTGTTATTGATGTGCAGGAAGCGTCTAAAATTATGCTGCAAGGGGATTCTATTTTACATACAATGGGTGGATGCAGTGATAAGGAATGTCCTGGAGTTCTTACTGAGACCAATAAATGTGAAGATCTGGTACTGTCTAAGGACCCTGATGTTGGTGGTGATCAATCCACAATGACCTACACAAATGATGCTGGGTATGGAATTGAGGTTAGGAACAACCTTGGCGAAATTTCTTCCAGTCTAGATCCTATTCTGAAAGGGGAATCTGATTTACAGACAGTGGACAGATGCACTGACAGGGAATGCCCTGAAGTTCTTGATGACACCAACAAATGTGAAGATGTTGTTATCTCTTTTAAAGACACAGATACTGGTGGTGTTCCAGCTAAGTCTGACAAAAATGACAGTGGTTATGGCACTGAGGATCAGAACAGCAATACTGGAGTTTTGTCTGGTCTAGATCCTACCCTCAAAGGGGATTCTAACTTGTGTACAATGGATGTATGTACTGTCAAGGAATCCCCTGAAGTTCCTTCTGTCTCGTTGAAAGCTACAGACACTGGTGGTGATCAATCTAAATTACACACACCTGACTTATCACCAAATGGGAATGACACCGGGCATGCAGTTGAACTTGGCAACAGTGTTTCTGCCTGTGCAAGCCCTACCTTGAGGACGGATAATGATTTACATACAGTGGATGCAAGTAGTGACAGGAAATGCCTTGATGTTCATGTGGAGACCACTAAATGTGAAGACATAGTGTTGTCCAAAGGCACAGATACTACCGGTGATCAATCTAACATAAGCCCACATGTTTTATCACCTGTAGCCTACAAAAGTGATACTGTGTATGCAGATGAGGTCGGGAACAGCAATTCTGGATTTTCGTCCAGTCTAGACTCTAGATTGAAGGTGAATTCTGGAAAGAGCACCGAGGAGGATGCATTAAAAAGTGGTGGCCAACCCATTGATAGTGAGATTTTGGTCAGAAAGTCTGAGGCTTCTATGGCAGTCATTGAGGAAACTGAGGTTTTCAAAGGCAGAGGTGATGAGAATCCGGAAGTTCATTCTAATTTGACTCCAACATGCTCTTCAGCCGAAATGCCTAGTGAAGTGCATGTGACTGGAGCTTCTAAAAGTCTCCATGATGCTTTTGGAGTTTCTGCTGAGGaattaaatgaagaaagccATGTGTCACCTTCTAATCTGAAGGAGTCTACAGAAAGGTGTTCTGAAAATGAAGTTTGCAAAGAAGGTATATCTGGTAAATGTGACCAGGATCTCTCTTACAGTGAAAAGGATACTACAAATTTACCTGTTGAATCTAATAGTatggatttggagtttgttGGATCTGCTGGTAAGGGAGATGAGTCCTCATCTTTGTGTGAAGATTCTGCAGAAAAAGAGTTGATTGTTCCAACACTAAAACATGATGTTGATGGCAATGCATCAG tgGCTGATGTTCCCTTGGAAAGTTGTGATCTGGCTTCTTGCGGCACAAGGGATGTTGTTCCCTTGTCTTCTGAGAATGGTGCAACCACACATATTCATAACGTATCAGTGGTTCCTGCAGCACCTTCTCCTGCTATGGGATCACACTCGGACAATAAAGGAGAAACTGCAATCGAAATATCCAAAGATACAAGTGTATCAGGTACAGTGTCATCACCCATGGTAGAATCTGGACCAGGCCCTGTTTGTGAAGCTGAAAAAGGTGCTTCTTGTGATACTGCTGGACAACTGTTATGCAATACGCTTGATCAGTCTCTGCCAATTTCAGTTAGTTGCAATACTGAAAACCAAAGTGAACCTGGAACAGCAGTTGCTATTGAAATTAGCAAGAGAAGCACAACGGATATGGAAGTAAAACGAGGTGATGATGCTGAAGCTCAAGATGGAGcaacaacagaaaacaaatctACCACAGAAGACAAATCTGAAAAGGCATCAGCGAATGTAACAG GTGATGCTTTTGGAAATTTTGAAGGTCCAATGCTTTCTACTTGTTCGCCCGAATCTTGTTCTAAGTCTGCTGATCCCTACCAGCCTGGTTGTGATTCTCCCAAAGTTTTTGGAACAACTGAGATTCCTGAGACTAAACATGAAAAAGGCAATATCAAGGAGTCGACAAATCAGAATGCCGCAGATACTAACGTAGTTGGGGATGGCGGCAAACATTCTTCTAATTCCTCGAATCCAACTGGAAATGATGTCCCCAAAGATCAGGGATATGGCACCTCAGATATCACTTCCTTTGCAGATTTGCCTATAGGGGTTGCTGCCAACAGCTCGCAGCCCTTTCCTGCTATTTCAGCTCCCAAA ATTGTAGATGGGTCTCAAACAAATTCTGCCTCAGGCCAGATGGATGCAAAGATCTCGCAAGAAATTTCTCGTGGAGGTGATGGAGAGATTGCTGGTGGTGGTTCTAAAGGTACCACAGAACGGAAAAGAAGGCGAGCATCTAGTAAGGGAACAGGTAAAGAGAGTGCTAAGAAGGGAACTGTGAAAGCGACAACTCCTATGAGACAAGCAGACAGAGGAGACAAATCTAGCAGTGTGCCCCTGGGGAAATCTGGAATTTTTCAGTTTGCGCATCCAAGTGACATACAGTACTTCGGGCTTGTGGATGGTAGCTCAAAAACTTATTCAGTTCTTACTAGTGCAACATCTGGTCTGCCAGATCTGAATTCTTCTGCTCCAGCATCTCTAGTATTTCAGCAGCCTTTCACCGATCTGCAGCAAGTGCAATTACGTGCTCAGATCTTTGTTTATGGAGCTTTGAT TCAAGGAACAGCACCTGATGAAGCTTATATGGTGTCGGCATATGGAGGACCTG ATGGTGGAAGGAGTATCTGGGAGAATGCGTGGCGTAAGTGCATAGAGAGGCTACACAGTCAAAAATCTACCCCTATTAATCCAGAAACCCTTTTGCAGTCATCCTCTG GTGGTAGGGTTCCTGATCAAGCTGGTAAACAAAGTGCATTCCAGGGTAAAGTTATCTCCTCACCTGCTGGTCGAGCCAGCACAAAGGGTATTCCACCTACTGCGAGTCCCATGATACCAATTTCATCACCGCTTTGGAGCATTCCTACCCCTGCTTGTGAGGCCCCTCAATATAGTGTTCTGCCGAGAGGTTCGGTAATGGATTATCAGCAGGCCCATACTCCATTGCATCCTTTCCAAACATCACCCATAAGGAACATTGTTGGACAAAATTCCTCGTGGATGTCTCAGTCCCCGTTTCGGGGTCCCTGGGTTCCTTCTCCACAGTCATCTGCAGCTGAAACCAGTATTCGTTTCTCAGCATTTCCTAGTACAGAGTCAGTGCTGCTGACTCCTGTAAAAGAAACAACTTCATCACAAGTATCCAGTATAAAGCATGCCTCCTCGGTTGTTACTGGTCAAACTGGGGCTACAACCAGTGTTTTTGCAGGGGTTTCTCCACTGCTTGACTCAAAGAAAGTGGGAGTAGCATCACCTGGCGAGCCTTCATCTCAACCTAagtctagaaaaagaaaaaagatctcAGATTCTAAGGAACTTGGTCCGATTAGTTTGCAGCCTCAATCTGAACCTGAGTCAGCTATAACCCTGGCTGTTACTAGTAGTGTATCTACATCTGTTGTAGTCACTGCCCCAAGTACCTTTGTGTCTAAGGCCATGCCAGAAAAATTGGCTATGTCGGTATCCTCCGATCACCTCAAGAAAGCAGATCTTGGTTTGGAGCAGAGGGCAACTTTATCAAAAGAGACTCTTAGTAAAGCTAAGGAGGCTAGGCAACAAGCAGAGGAAGCTTCTGCTCATGCTGCTGCAGCTGTTGGTCACAGTCAAGAAATATGGAGTCAGTTGGATAAGCAGAAACATTCCGGATTGACATCAGATGCCGAAGCCAAATTAGCTTCTGCTGCTGTTGCTGTAGCTGCCGCCGCTGCTGTTGCAAAAGCAGCAGCTGCAGCTGCCAATGTTGCGGCAAATGCTGCATTGCAAGCAGTACTGATGGCTGAGGAAGCCTATGGGAATCAAAGTGAAAGTATGGTAGATTTGAGTACTGATGGAGTGAATGCATTGGGATTGGCTGCTCCAGGATCTGTTTTTAGTGCTGAGGATGGAACAAACAGTTCAAGTTCAATCCTTTTTGCTGCTAGAGAGGCTGCTAGAAGGAGGGTTGAAGCTGCATCTGCAGCCTCAAAGCGAGCTGAAAATATGGACGCCATAGTAAAAGCTGCTGAGCTAGCCGCAGAAGCTGTATCACAAGCTGGAACAGTTGTTGCTATGGGTGATCCTGTGCCTTTGAGCGACTTGGTAAAAGCTGGTCCTGAGGGTTATTGGAAAGCACCCCAAGTATCTTCAGAGACTGTTAAGAAATCAAATGACGGAATGAGGGAACAATCAAATTTTTCCACTGTTGGAGAAGATTCAGATAAGGAAGAAACACTGATCACTGCCACTAAGAAATCGCCTACAGTCGGTGAAAGGGTTACTGAGATTATAAAGTCTGCTTTGCCCACTGCTGGGAATGATCTTGGAAAAACTGCAGAAGCGTCCAAAGATAGCTGCATCGTTGAGGGTTCTCAAGTAGAG GTTTTCAAAGAAGGGGGTGGATTTGCAGTGGGCTGGTTCACAGCTACTGTATTGAGTTTGCAGGACGGCAAAGCATGTGTATGTTACACTGAGCTTCAGTCAGACGAAG GCTCAGGGAAACTACAGGAATGGGTGGCACTTGACAGCAAAGACGATAAGCCACCAAAAATACGTGTTGCTCGCCTTCTTACCCCCTCCCTTGAAGGAACAAGGAAAAGGCGGAGAGAAGCAATGGCAGATTACGCTTGGTCTGTTGGAGACAAAGTTGATGCCTGGATACAAAACAG CTGGTGGGAAGGTGTTGTGACtgaaaaaaacaagaaagatgAAACTATACTAAAAGTCCACTTTCCAG CTCAAGGGGAAACATCACATGTTAAAGCTTGGCATCTTCGGCCTTCTCTGATTTGGAAGGATGGGGAATGGGTTGAATGGTCCAGTGTGCGGAATGACGGCTCTTCCATGGAG GATGGCTTGCCGCAGGAAAAGCGAATCAAATTGGGCAGTTCTACAGTGGAAGGAAAAGGGAAGGATAAGACTTTAAAAAGCAATGTTCTTGATGCAGGAAAACCTGAAGAGCCAAGTTTGCTGAATTTGTCTGCAAATGAAAAGGTATTTAATATAGGTAAAAATACCAGGATTGAGAATAAGCTTGATGGAGCCAGAACAAATCGGACAGGGTTGCAGAAGGAAGGATCAGTAAAATTTGGTATTCCGAAGCCCAAAAGAAAATTTATGGAAGTTAGCAAGCATTATGTGGCCAATCAGACTAGTAAGGTTAACGAGTCTAATGATTCTGTGAAATTTGCGAAATATTTGATGCCACAATCATCAGGTTTCCGTGCATTGAAAAATACATCTAAATTTGATACAAAGGACAAAGAGGGGGCCGATAACAAGCTAAGGGGTTTTAGATCTGAAAAGCAGCGGAGTATGTCGGATAAAACAGTTCCTCAGAAGGACAACTTTTCAATAGATTTAGTTTCTGCTGCGGATGGCTCCAGTAAGATGGACCATACAAGAAAGGTCAAAGACTCTGTAAGACAAGCTGAGGGTTTATCTGGCAAGCGCAACATATTTGAGACGGGATCAGGTTATAGCTCAGATGGAAGAGCACAGGGCGCAGCCATGTTCTCTTCACGAACTCCGTCGTCAGATTTACCTCCATCCAAGAAGGTAGCCACTACAACTGCTAAATCCGAACGGGGAAATAAAGGAAATTTTGCACCAGTTGTTGGAAAGTTGGGTAAAATTGAGGAGGGCAAAGGTACAAGTAGTAATCCTGTAAGGTCAACTGCAGAAGTAGTCGAGCCTCGTAGATCAAATCGCAGAATTCAGCCAACATCAAGA CTATTGGAAGGACTGCAAAGTTCGTTGAGCATTTCAAAGATTCCTTCCGTTTCACATGAGAAGCCCAGAAGTCAGAATAGAAATGGTTCTAGAG GGAGTAACCATGATTGA